The stretch of DNA ATCGTCTCCGCGTTCTGCGGAGCGACTTCCGCCGAGTATTCGAGAATACCCGGCGATTCAGGTGACAGAAACACCCGGACGCGTTGAATATCGCCGTCCCGGCCGAGCCGCACCGGCACCGTCTTCACGACCCGGCCGCCCTCCTTGATGTTCAGGTCGATCGACCGGCCGTCATACCCCGAACTTCGCAGGGTGACGACGAGGTCGGTTATCGTACCCTCCGTCACCCTGTTCGACGCGGCCACCTTGAGTATCTCGACATCCCGGGCGATCCGCTTCCCGCCAACACCCACGGTAAAGACCGGCGTGTTCTGCGACTCGAGGTACGCGGTCGCATTCGTCAACTTGTCCGTTCCTATGCTTGCGTTGTCCGCGCCGTCCGTTACGAGCACGACGGCGGCCACGGGCAGATCCCGGAACTCGCCGGCGGCCTGGCCAAGGACCCCCGCGATATCCGTTGCGGTCCCCGAGGCGTCCAGTTCCCCGATGTCTTCAACCCGTTCGGTTCGATCCGCGAATCGGTAGGCCCGTACCCTGAACCGGCCGGACAGTTCCCGCAGCAGTCCGTCCTCCCGAAACCGGCGCTTTACCGCTTCCACGCGGGCCAGGCCCTGCCCACCGTCCTGAATGCCCATGCTCCCGGAGTCGTCGAACAGCAACAGCAGGAACCCCTGCCGGGGGGAGACCTCGGATGTTACGATGACGGGTTCCATGAGACAGAAAACGACCAGCAGCAGGGGCAGGATCTTCAGCGTGGTAAACACGGCCTTCATCCCCGGGGAGACCGCCACGGGCATACGGCGGTAGAACAGGACCACGAGCCCGGCCACGGCCAGGGCCAAGAGGACGATGATCCAGACTGGGATCGGGGTTCTGAAAGCCAGATGCTCGGACGCGCCGATCAGTCCGAGCGTGCCTAAAATCGAATCCATCACGGCGGATTCCAGGTGGGCGCCCAAAGAAAGTGGGGCGCCCAAAGAAAGTGGGGCACTCAAAGAAACCTGAAGCGACGATCCTTCCGGATTGAATGCCCGGGAAAGGTATCTACGCGGACGTCTTCAATACCGGACCGGCCATGCCGGTATTGAAACGGCAATCGCGCGGAACTGTCAACACAAATAAGGTTGACAGGGCAACGGCGCGTACCTAAGTTTTCCGAACCACCTGCCGGGCGGAGAACAGGCCCGGCGGCGCGCATCAGGCCCCGTAATGCCCACGACGAAAGGAGTCGCGATGAAACGGATCATACCGGTGATTGCCGCGTGCTTCGTGATGACGGTCCTCCTCGACGTAAGCGTGGACGCCCAGCGCGCCCCCAAGAACGTCCAGGTCCTGACGGATCTCTCCACCCGGGAAATCCGCGACTACATGAAGTCGGTCAGCAGCGGCATAGGGGAGAAGTGTGTCTACTGTCACAATTTGAAAGACTATTCCAGCGACGAAAAGGAAACCAAGTTGATCGGACGCGAGTTCATCAAACTCGTCGAGCAGGTCAACGAGCAGGTTGCGGCCATCAACAAGAACGTCATGAACAAAGAGAACCTGCAACCCGTAACCTGTTATACCTGCCACGCCGGTGAACTCGCCATCATATCCGAGGACTAGGAATCCATGCTCCTCGCAAACCCTGAACCTGCCGGGGTCAAAGAAACCGTGACAAGATACGCCGCGATCTCAGTGCTTCTGGGCCTCCTCCTGCCGGCCGTCGCCTCGGCCCGTCCAGCCGGGAACAGCTTCGAGGGAAACCTCCATTTCAACGTGGAGTTCAATGGCGGCGACATGCAGGACCGGGCCCGGGTAGCCATGCTGGTGCCGGAGTCGTACAGGCTCTACTTCAAGGGCGACCAGACGAAGATCCTCATGCGGGGCGGCATGATAGGCCTGACGATGGGCGAAGTCGTGATCAACGGGTCGACGGGCCGCGGATACGTCATCAGCCACATGAACAGCAAGGCCTACGAGATCGTCGCGGACCCGAACCTCGGCGAACGGGTGGCGCCGGTCATCGTCGAGGAAAACGAAACGATCTCCATAGCCGGCTACGAATGCAGAAAATACAGGGTCACCCGTACCGATCCGTCCGGCACGATGATTCAGTACATGTGGGTCACCGATTCGATTCAATTGGACCTGGCCGCTACGCTGGGGGGCGCCTTAAAGGATACCATGCCTTTCTGGACCGAGGGCCTGGCCGGCTTTCCACTCAAAATCACCACTTCGTTCCCCGGTACGTCCATGACCATGACCCTGACGGCGACCGAGGTGAACCCCCAGGCCGTCGACCCATCGATATTCGTCGTCCCGGCCGGATACGCTATTGAATCCATCGATCCGGGGCAGATCTTCGGCAGATGATCCAACCCTCCCTTCCGGATCCGTCATCCAGGCCAGGTGCCGGACCGTCCGCCGGTCCGGCACCCCGGGCATTTCCCTAGCGCGGAGATACGCCCGGTATCCGGGGTTGCCATGAAAATCGCTTCCGTCGAACAGTTCTTTCCCCGCCACCGTACCCGGCTCGTCAAGATCACCACGGACACGGGGCTGGACGGCTGGGGCGAGACCACGCTCGAAGGAAAGCCCGAGAGCGTGGAAGGCGCGGTCAGGGAGCTCGCGGACTACCTGGTCGGCAAGGACCCCCTGCGCATCGAGCACCACTGGCAGCACATGTACCGGTCGGCCTTCTTCCGGGGCGGAGCCATCCTCATGACCGCCATATCCGGTGTCGACCAGGCGCTCTGGGATATCGCCGGGAAGCACTACGGCGTACCGGTCTATAAACTCCTGGGCGGCGCCGTCCGGGACCGTATCCGCGTCTACGCCCACTGGGGCATCGGGAATCTCTCCGATGAAACCCAGGCTGCGGCGAGGGAACGGCTGGACATGCTGCTCGGAAGCGGCTATACGGCCTTCAAGACCGGCCCCGGGGGCAAGTGGCGCGGCCATGAGCCGCCGGCTGCCATCGACGAATTCGTCGAATGCGCGTATCTCATGCGGGAATGGGTGGGCCCCGAAGTGGAACTCGCCTTCGACTTTCACGGCAAGATGACCCCCGCCCTGGCCATCGAGGTCTGCCACGAGATCAAGGACATGCGGCCCATGTTCGTGGAGGAGCCGGTGCCCCAGGAAAACGTGGACGCCCTGAAGCTCGTTTCGGATCACGTCACCTTCCCCATCGCCACGGGCGAACGGCTGCTCAGCCGCTGGGAATTCCGCCAGGTCTTCGAGAAACAGGCCGCGGCCTACATCCAGCCGGACGGTTCCCACGCCGGGGGCATCACCGAACTCAAGAAGATCGCCAACATGGCGGAGGTTTATTACATCCACGTCCTCCCCCATTGCGCCATCGGCCCCGTAGCCTTCACGTCCTGCATGCACGTGGACGCCGTGATTCCGAACTTCCTCGCCCAGGAGCAGGTCGACTGGGCGCTCGGCGGAGATATTTTGACGGAGAACTGGAAGGTCGTCGACGGGCATGTCGAACTGCCCGACAGGCCGGGACTGGGTATCGAGATCGACGAGAAGGCCGTAAGCGACCGGGCGACGTACCAGGAAGAACTCGGCGGCGAACACTTCTATGAAACGGACGGCAGCGTGGCCGACTGGTAACCGATAATGGGAGATCTCGCCCGGGAGATCTTCCGAAGCATGGCTGGATCATTCCGCACTGCGGCGGGACGCGGCCGAGTGAAAAGAAGACCGGAAAAGAAAACTCCAGGGAGTTCCCATGTTAAGACCCATGACCGCGGCGTTAAGGTCTACAACCGCGGCGCTTTTTCTGCCGCCGGCGCTTTTTCTGCTGCCGGCGCTGCTCCTGCTGCCGGCGCTGGCCCTGCTGCCTGGCTGCTCGCAATCTCCCGAGCCGGCCACGCTGGTCGTCCGGGACGCCCGCGTGTGGACCGGGCAGCCGGACCTGCCCTGGGCCGAGGCCGCGGCCGTGTCGGACGACCGCATACTGGCGGTGGGCAGTAACGAAGACATCGGACCGCTGATCAACAGTGAGACGCGGGTGATCGAAGGCGCCGGCCGCCTCGTTACCCCGGGCTTCATCGACACCCACGTGCACTTCATATCGGGCGGGTTCAACCTGTCGTCCGTCCAGTTGCGGGACGCGCCGACCCCGCAGGCGTTCATCGACCGCATCGCCGAATTCGCCCGGGGACTGGAGCCGGGCGTCTGGATTCTCGGCGGCGACTGGGACCACGAACAGTGGGGCGGAGAATTGCCTCGCCGGGACTGGATCGATTCGGTCACGACGGACAACCCGGTCTGGGTCAACCGGCTCGACGGACACATGGCCCTGGCCAATACGGCCGCGCTGACCGCCGCGGGGGTGACGCGGGAAACAGAGGAGATTGACGGCGGCACCATCGAAAGGTACGAAGACGGCGAACCCGCGGGCATCCTGAAGGACAACGCCATGTATCTCGTCGACCGGGTCGTTCCCGAAGCGCCGGAAGAACTGAAGGACCGCGCTTTGGACGCCGCGATGGCGTACGTGGCGGCCCAGGGGGTCACCTCCGTCCACGACATGGGCTCGTGGAGCAACGTGGCAGTCTTCGAACGGGCGCGCAACGAAGGCCGGATGAAGACCCGCATCTACGCCGCCATACCGCTGTGGGACTGGCAAAAACTCTCGGACAGAGTGGCGGAAAGCGGGACGGGAGACGAGTGGGTCCGGCTGGGCGGCCTCAAGGGGTTTGTGGACGGCTCGCTGGGATCCCACACGGCCGCCTTCATGGAACCCTTTACCGACGCGCCGGACGATACGGGCCTGCTCATCAGCACCGAAGAAGACCTGTACGCCTGGACCTCCGGCGCCGACGGGGCCGGTCTTCACGTGATGGTCCACGCCATCGGCGACCGGGCCATCCGGATGCAACTCGATATCTTCGAACGCGTGGCGGCGGAGAACGGTCCCCGGGACCGCCGCTTCCGCATCGAGCACGCCCAGCACATCGCGCCGGACGACATCGCGCGGTTCGCCGCCCTCGAGATCATCCCCAGCATGCAGCCCTACCACGCCATCGACGACGGCAGGTGGGCGGAAAAGGTCATCGGCCCGGAGCGGATCAAGACGACCTACGCCTTCCGGTCGCTGCTGGACTCCGGCGCGCGGCTCGCCCTGGGCAGCGACTGGTCCGTGGCGCCGGCGACGCCGATCGAGGGGATCTACGCGGCGGTTACGCGCCGGACGCTGGACGACCTGAATCCCGGCGGATGGGTACCGGAGCAGAAGATCACCGTGGAGGAAGCCCTGCGCGGCTACACCATCGACGCGGCGTACGCCTCCTACGAGGAAGACGTCAAGGGCTCGCTGGAACCCGGCAAGCTCGCGGATTTCGTGATTCTGGACCGGGACCTGACCACCATGCCTCCCGAAGAGATCCGGGACGCGAAGGTGGATCTGACCGTAGTCGGCGGCAACATCGTATATGAACGGTGACGGCCCCAGGGACGATGCGATGTGGCGGACGGCGCCCTCCGGCGCGGCGTGGCGGCTGGACCCCGGCCAGATCCATCTCTGGCGCGCTTCACTCGATCTGCCGCCAGCGCGGGTCCGGGAGCTGGAGCGCTTCCTTTCCCCTGACGAACTGGCCCGGGCGAAGCGTTTCGTCGCGCGCAGCGTGCGGGGACGTTACACCACGGCCCGTGCCGTCCTGCGAAACATCCTGGCGCGGTACGTTTCCGCAACCCCGGAAGACCTGCGTTTCAGCTACACCGAGTACGGGAAGCCCGACCTCGCCCATCCCGCGACGTCCATCCGGTTCAACGTATCCCATTCCCACGACCTGGCCGTTTACGCGCTGACCACCGGACAGTCCGTGGGGGTCGACGTGGAATACCTGCACCGACGCGCGATCGTGGACCGGCTGAAGATCGCCTACCGTTTTTTCTCCGACCGGGAATATAACGCCCTGGCGTCCATGCCGCCGTGGCGACGCGACCAGGCCTTCCTGGCATGCTGGACGCGGAAGGAAGCCGTCGTCAAAGCCATCGGCCAGGGCCTTTCCTGTCCCCTCGACCAGTTCGACGTCACCGTCGATCCCGGCGATCCGGCCGAACTGCTAGCCACGCGCTGGGACGTCTCGGACGCGCAGCACTGGTCCATGGCGTCCGTCGATCCCGGCCCGGACTATATCGGGGCGATGGCCGTGAAAAACCGGGACATTCGTCTCTGTTTCTGGCAGTGGGACCATGCGCAGTTCGAATGAGCATTGAAACCGAGGAGCATCCATGTCCGAGAAATTCTGCCCGCTGAACCTGACCCCGGAGGAACTCGTCGAATACACGCCGGACTGGGACGGCGAACGCTTCCCCGACGGCCGCCCGATGGTGCCCGACGGGATCATCGAACGGATGAAGAACGTCTCCGTCACCCAGGCCTGGGGCGTGATGCGCGGGGCGGGGTACGAATACCAGTACGAGGGCGGATGGGCGCAGACCCATCCCGGCAAGACGCTCGTGGGACGGGCGGTGACGGCCATGTACATGCCCCGGCGGCCGGCCATGCGCGCGGTGATGGAGGCGAAAGGCGCCGCCCACGGCTGCATCGGCGACCAGATCTCCTGGCCCATCGATATGCTGGTCCCGGGCG from Gemmatimonadota bacterium encodes:
- a CDS encoding c-type cytochrome; this translates as MKRIIPVIAACFVMTVLLDVSVDAQRAPKNVQVLTDLSTREIRDYMKSVSSGIGEKCVYCHNLKDYSSDEKETKLIGREFIKLVEQVNEQVAAINKNVMNKENLQPVTCYTCHAGELAIISED
- a CDS encoding amidohydrolase, with the protein product MLRPMTAALRSTTAALFLPPALFLLPALLLLPALALLPGCSQSPEPATLVVRDARVWTGQPDLPWAEAAAVSDDRILAVGSNEDIGPLINSETRVIEGAGRLVTPGFIDTHVHFISGGFNLSSVQLRDAPTPQAFIDRIAEFARGLEPGVWILGGDWDHEQWGGELPRRDWIDSVTTDNPVWVNRLDGHMALANTAALTAAGVTRETEEIDGGTIERYEDGEPAGILKDNAMYLVDRVVPEAPEELKDRALDAAMAYVAAQGVTSVHDMGSWSNVAVFERARNEGRMKTRIYAAIPLWDWQKLSDRVAESGTGDEWVRLGGLKGFVDGSLGSHTAAFMEPFTDAPDDTGLLISTEEDLYAWTSGADGAGLHVMVHAIGDRAIRMQLDIFERVAAENGPRDRRFRIEHAQHIAPDDIARFAALEIIPSMQPYHAIDDGRWAEKVIGPERIKTTYAFRSLLDSGARLALGSDWSVAPATPIEGIYAAVTRRTLDDLNPGGWVPEQKITVEEALRGYTIDAAYASYEEDVKGSLEPGKLADFVILDRDLTTMPPEEIRDAKVDLTVVGGNIVYER
- the dgoD gene encoding galactonate dehydratase; the encoded protein is MKIASVEQFFPRHRTRLVKITTDTGLDGWGETTLEGKPESVEGAVRELADYLVGKDPLRIEHHWQHMYRSAFFRGGAILMTAISGVDQALWDIAGKHYGVPVYKLLGGAVRDRIRVYAHWGIGNLSDETQAAARERLDMLLGSGYTAFKTGPGGKWRGHEPPAAIDEFVECAYLMREWVGPEVELAFDFHGKMTPALAIEVCHEIKDMRPMFVEEPVPQENVDALKLVSDHVTFPIATGERLLSRWEFRQVFEKQAAAYIQPDGSHAGGITELKKIANMAEVYYIHVLPHCAIGPVAFTSCMHVDAVIPNFLAQEQVDWALGGDILTENWKVVDGHVELPDRPGLGIEIDEKAVSDRATYQEELGGEHFYETDGSVADW
- a CDS encoding 4'-phosphopantetheinyl transferase superfamily protein: MNGDGPRDDAMWRTAPSGAAWRLDPGQIHLWRASLDLPPARVRELERFLSPDELARAKRFVARSVRGRYTTARAVLRNILARYVSATPEDLRFSYTEYGKPDLAHPATSIRFNVSHSHDLAVYALTTGQSVGVDVEYLHRRAIVDRLKIAYRFFSDREYNALASMPPWRRDQAFLACWTRKEAVVKAIGQGLSCPLDQFDVTVDPGDPAELLATRWDVSDAQHWSMASVDPGPDYIGAMAVKNRDIRLCFWQWDHAQFE
- a CDS encoding DUF4412 domain-containing protein, which gives rise to MLLANPEPAGVKETVTRYAAISVLLGLLLPAVASARPAGNSFEGNLHFNVEFNGGDMQDRARVAMLVPESYRLYFKGDQTKILMRGGMIGLTMGEVVINGSTGRGYVISHMNSKAYEIVADPNLGERVAPVIVEENETISIAGYECRKYRVTRTDPSGTMIQYMWVTDSIQLDLAATLGGALKDTMPFWTEGLAGFPLKITTSFPGTSMTMTLTATEVNPQAVDPSIFVVPAGYAIESIDPGQIFGR